Proteins from a genomic interval of Posidoniimonas polymericola:
- the rsmH gene encoding 16S rRNA (cytosine(1402)-N(4))-methyltransferase RsmH translates to MSTVHVPVLPTEVVDLLAPQPGDIIVDGTLGGGGHAELLAERVGPAGRVIGLDRDPAAVERAAERLAGLPVDAYHANYIDLPELLKELETPLVNGVLLDLGLSSDQLEDDERGFSFDSDGPLDLRFDTSRGEPAHRLVARLSAEHLADLIYNYGEEKLSRRIARKIVEARRREPVHTSRQLAAIIRSAVGGRYEKRLNPATRTFQALRIAVNDELKCVDDAVRRLPDCLAPGGRIAIISFHSLEDRRVKQAFRADDRLRLITKNAVRPGEEETANNPRARSSRLRVAARVATDE, encoded by the coding sequence ATGTCGACCGTACACGTCCCTGTCTTGCCGACCGAAGTGGTGGACCTGCTGGCGCCCCAGCCAGGCGACATCATCGTCGACGGCACCCTCGGGGGCGGTGGGCACGCCGAGCTGCTAGCAGAGAGGGTAGGACCGGCCGGCCGGGTGATTGGGCTCGACCGCGACCCGGCCGCCGTCGAGCGGGCCGCCGAGCGGCTCGCCGGGCTGCCGGTGGACGCCTACCACGCGAACTACATCGACCTGCCCGAGCTGCTCAAGGAGCTTGAGACGCCGCTTGTGAACGGCGTGCTGCTCGACCTGGGGCTCTCGAGCGACCAACTCGAAGACGACGAACGAGGATTCAGTTTCGACAGCGACGGTCCCCTCGACCTGCGGTTCGACACCAGCCGGGGCGAGCCGGCCCACCGGCTGGTGGCGAGGCTCAGCGCCGAGCACCTGGCCGACCTGATCTACAACTACGGAGAAGAGAAGTTGAGTCGACGGATCGCACGCAAGATCGTCGAGGCCCGACGCCGTGAGCCGGTGCACACGTCGCGTCAGCTAGCGGCGATTATCCGGTCCGCTGTAGGCGGGCGGTACGAGAAGCGGCTCAACCCGGCGACACGGACGTTCCAAGCACTGCGGATCGCCGTCAACGACGAACTCAAGTGCGTCGACGACGCCGTCCGCCGGCTGCCGGATTGCCTGGCCCCCGGCGGACGCATCGCAATCATCAGCTTCCACTCCCTCGAAGACCGACGAGTAAAACAAGCGTTCCGCGCAGACGACCGGCTGCGGCTGATCACCAAGAACGCCGTGCGGCCTGGCGAAGAAGAAACAGCGAACAACCCGCGTGCGAGGAGCTCCCGGCTCCGCGTCGCCGCGCGGGTGGCAACCGACGAATAG
- a CDS encoding type II secretion system F family protein: MSPWIIYASVFGGVALMVAAVSALLRGDKDADMEDRLSVLTGQKSAGKAGAEASVAGDMMRVSVEGAGLLEKSLVKYLNLKMMFEQADVSFTVSKFLLVCVVSGTIGFVLPTLAGLPVKFAPIVAAIFLFLPFLWLMMKRKSRLKKFAAQLPEALELIARALRAGHSLGAGMNLVAQEMSAPIAKEFGRAFEEQNLGMPMEETLDHLADRVPNLDLKFFVTAVVLQRQTGGDLAEILDKIGRLIRERFKIWGQVQALTGEGRLSGIVLLALPPTLFATVYQMNPDYLMLLFTDELGKKMLVGGVVMQLLGAIVIRKIINIRV; encoded by the coding sequence ATGTCTCCTTGGATCATATACGCGAGCGTCTTTGGCGGCGTGGCCCTGATGGTCGCGGCCGTGTCGGCGCTGCTCCGCGGCGACAAAGACGCGGACATGGAGGACCGGCTGAGCGTCCTGACGGGCCAGAAGTCTGCCGGCAAGGCGGGCGCCGAAGCCTCGGTCGCCGGCGACATGATGCGGGTGTCGGTCGAGGGCGCCGGCCTGCTGGAGAAGTCGCTCGTCAAGTACCTCAACCTGAAGATGATGTTCGAGCAGGCGGACGTCTCGTTCACGGTCAGCAAGTTTCTGCTGGTCTGTGTGGTGAGCGGGACGATCGGCTTCGTGCTGCCGACGCTGGCCGGGCTGCCAGTCAAGTTCGCCCCGATCGTGGCGGCGATCTTCCTCTTCCTGCCGTTCCTGTGGCTGATGATGAAGCGGAAGAGCCGGCTCAAGAAGTTTGCCGCCCAGCTCCCCGAAGCGCTCGAGCTCATCGCCCGCGCGTTGCGCGCCGGCCACAGCCTGGGCGCCGGCATGAACCTGGTGGCCCAGGAGATGTCCGCGCCGATCGCCAAAGAGTTCGGCCGCGCGTTCGAGGAGCAGAACCTCGGCATGCCGATGGAAGAAACCCTCGACCACCTGGCCGACCGGGTGCCGAACCTCGACCTCAAGTTCTTCGTGACCGCGGTCGTGCTGCAACGCCAGACCGGTGGCGACCTGGCGGAGATCCTCGACAAGATCGGCCGCCTGATCCGCGAACGCTTCAAGATCTGGGGCCAGGTCCAGGCGCTCACCGGCGAGGGCCGGCTGTCCGGCATCGTGCTGCTGGCGCTGCCGCCGACGCTGTTTGCCACGGTCTACCAGATGAACCCCGACTACCTGATGCTGCTGTTCACTGACGAACTCGGCAAGAAGATGCTGGTGGGCGGCGTGGTGATGCAGCTGCTCGGCGCGATCGTGATCCGCAAGATTATCAACATCCGAGTCTAA
- a CDS encoding Flp family type IVb pilin, translating into MRQAILTFLKSEDGPTAVEYAVMLAMIVVTCIGAVNGMANATADSFDDSSTAINSALGS; encoded by the coding sequence ATGCGCCAAGCAATCCTCACATTTCTGAAGAGCGAAGACGGGCCAACCGCGGTCGAGTATGCGGTGATGCTCGCGATGATCGTCGTGACGTGCATCGGCGCGGTCAACGGGATGGCGAACGCCACCGCGGACAGCTTCGACGACTCCTCGACTGCGATCAATTCCGCCCTGGGCTCCTAG
- the queA gene encoding tRNA preQ1(34) S-adenosylmethionine ribosyltransferase-isomerase QueA: protein MPQDPLLFEFDLPRDLIAQQPLRNRADARLMVIDRQKQAVSHHHVRDLPELLVPGDRMVLNDTRVVPAQLAGRRAATGGRWQGLYLGSTEEGHWRVVCKTRGRLEPGESVVLDDREGRPSSKLWLLERLEAGQWLAHLQPEEPTEEALTRLGRVPLPHYIRGGQMVDEDVTRYQTVFAKRPGAVAAPTAGLHFTKELLKSTASRGVEFSALTLHVGLGTFRPISGGSIEEHQMHSEWCELSAAAAAEINATRESGGRVISVGTTAVRTLETAAGHSPEGGPLQPWSGETDLFIRPPYQFRAVDALLTNFHFPSTTLLVLVQTFGGPELIRAAYHEAIAERYRFYSYGDAMLIL from the coding sequence ATGCCTCAAGACCCGCTGCTATTCGAGTTCGACCTGCCCCGCGACCTGATCGCCCAGCAGCCGCTGCGCAACCGGGCCGACGCCCGCCTGATGGTGATCGACCGGCAGAAGCAGGCCGTATCGCACCACCATGTGCGCGACCTCCCGGAGCTGCTGGTGCCCGGCGATCGGATGGTGCTCAACGACACGCGGGTCGTCCCAGCGCAGCTTGCTGGACGGCGGGCCGCAACGGGTGGCCGCTGGCAGGGGCTGTACCTCGGTTCCACCGAAGAGGGCCACTGGCGCGTCGTGTGCAAGACCCGGGGCCGGCTGGAGCCGGGCGAGTCGGTAGTCCTCGACGACCGTGAGGGCCGCCCGTCGAGCAAGCTGTGGCTGCTCGAACGCCTCGAGGCAGGGCAGTGGCTGGCCCACCTGCAGCCCGAGGAGCCCACCGAAGAGGCCCTCACGAGGCTCGGCCGGGTGCCGCTGCCGCACTACATCCGCGGCGGCCAGATGGTCGACGAGGACGTCACCCGCTACCAGACGGTGTTCGCCAAGCGGCCGGGGGCCGTGGCGGCGCCAACCGCGGGGCTGCACTTCACCAAGGAGCTGCTCAAGTCAACCGCCAGTCGTGGGGTGGAATTTTCTGCCCTCACGCTGCACGTTGGGCTGGGGACCTTCCGCCCGATCTCGGGCGGCTCGATCGAGGAGCACCAGATGCACTCCGAGTGGTGCGAACTCTCCGCCGCAGCCGCGGCCGAGATCAATGCCACCCGCGAGTCTGGCGGCCGCGTGATCTCGGTCGGCACGACCGCCGTGCGGACGCTGGAGACCGCTGCGGGCCACTCGCCCGAGGGCGGGCCGCTGCAGCCCTGGAGCGGCGAAACGGACCTGTTTATCCGCCCGCCCTACCAGTTCCGGGCGGTCGACGCCCTGCTCACCAACTTTCACTTCCCGTCGACCACGCTGCTGGTGCTGGTCCAGACGTTTGGCGGGCCGGAGCTGATCCGGGCCGCCTACCACGAGGCGATAGCAGAGCGTTACCGCTTCTACAGCTACGGCGACGCCATGCTGATCCTATAA
- a CDS encoding tetratricopeptide repeat protein — MPVKNFATAIIVAMAGQSCLAAPGMIHSAAAPAQPSGQGFWSKLWRGDDQPAPQPSAVAPSTAAAENARAWWSPRVGSTAAGASGLDRVQGAAKPGVVSLQNPTGDLSPKAWVVKAQLAEMQQDYAGARQCFSQALQKAPNDAATLREIGHFEDRREQLGLAEQMYRRALATSPRNPALLNDLALCCARQGRLTESAQLLGSAVSLRPEKTLYRNNIAKVLIELGEPAAAESHLAAVHPAGAAKYNLGQLLAAKGEVEAAAVCFRDAVRIDPTLTAAATSLQSLGPAVGMQVASAPQSTVDPEPVRRSQSVAVQEVQTGPEADAFKLLPPIRE, encoded by the coding sequence GTGCCCGTCAAGAACTTTGCGACCGCCATCATTGTCGCCATGGCGGGCCAGTCGTGCCTGGCCGCCCCTGGCATGATCCACTCCGCGGCCGCTCCGGCTCAGCCGTCGGGCCAGGGCTTCTGGTCGAAGCTGTGGCGTGGCGATGACCAGCCTGCCCCGCAACCGTCGGCCGTCGCTCCGTCAACCGCTGCGGCGGAGAACGCACGGGCTTGGTGGTCGCCGCGGGTCGGCTCCACGGCGGCCGGGGCGTCGGGCCTCGACCGCGTGCAGGGCGCCGCCAAGCCTGGCGTCGTTTCACTGCAGAACCCCACCGGCGACCTCTCGCCCAAGGCCTGGGTCGTTAAGGCGCAGCTCGCGGAGATGCAGCAGGACTACGCCGGCGCCCGGCAGTGCTTCAGCCAAGCGCTTCAGAAGGCTCCGAACGACGCGGCTACCCTGCGCGAGATCGGCCACTTCGAAGACCGCCGCGAGCAGCTCGGCCTGGCCGAGCAGATGTACCGCCGCGCCCTAGCGACCTCCCCACGCAACCCGGCCCTGCTGAACGACCTGGCACTCTGCTGCGCCCGGCAGGGCAGGCTGACCGAGTCGGCCCAACTGCTAGGCTCGGCCGTCTCACTGCGGCCGGAGAAAACGCTCTACCGGAACAACATCGCGAAGGTGCTGATCGAATTGGGCGAGCCCGCCGCGGCCGAGAGCCACCTCGCGGCGGTACACCCGGCCGGCGCCGCGAAGTACAACCTCGGCCAGCTGCTGGCGGCCAAGGGAGAAGTAGAAGCCGCCGCTGTCTGCTTCCGAGACGCCGTGCGGATCGATCCGACCCTGACAGCCGCGGCGACTTCGCTGCAGTCGCTCGGGCCGGCGGTGGGCATGCAGGTCGCCTCGGCCCCGCAGTCGACGGTCGACCCCGAACCGGTCCGGCGGAGTCAAAGCGTGGCGGTGCAGGAAGTCCAGACTGGCCCGGAAGCCGACGCCTTCAAGCTGCTGCCCCCGATCAGGGAGTAG
- a CDS encoding type II secretion system F family protein: MLVLAAVISSALLTKFAIFGAVVAGMWGLFEFFGGGGNARTAERLAELSDPRTRHGDKQRDSSMTKMLKSASPRLAAPLQPKTEAEEGKLKQRLQHAGFRGETATSVFLGMKFLCLVVGFFVGGGSMAVIKGLTQEAGMITVAISGLMFYLPDIVVHFIKKSRQDQIFYGMPDALDLMVVCVEAGLGLDQAMRKVSDEMAKSYPVLAEEFGLCNLHLQMGRARNDVLHDLGQRTGVDDLKALSAILIQADKFGSSVAQALRVQSDSMRTRRSQMAEEKAAKTAVKLIFPLVIFIFPAIFVVLVGPAAITMINEMFPAMQGN, from the coding sequence ATGCTCGTGCTCGCCGCCGTCATCAGCTCTGCGCTCCTGACCAAATTCGCCATCTTCGGCGCTGTCGTGGCCGGTATGTGGGGTCTCTTCGAGTTCTTCGGAGGCGGCGGCAACGCCCGCACCGCCGAGCGTCTGGCGGAGTTGAGCGACCCCCGCACACGCCACGGCGACAAGCAACGCGACTCGTCGATGACCAAGATGTTGAAGTCGGCGTCGCCCAGGCTGGCGGCCCCGCTGCAGCCCAAGACCGAGGCCGAAGAAGGCAAGCTGAAGCAGCGACTGCAGCACGCCGGCTTCCGCGGCGAGACCGCCACCAGCGTCTTCCTCGGCATGAAGTTCCTCTGCCTGGTGGTCGGCTTTTTTGTCGGCGGCGGGTCGATGGCGGTCATCAAGGGCCTGACCCAAGAGGCGGGCATGATTACTGTCGCGATCTCCGGTCTGATGTTCTACCTGCCGGACATTGTCGTGCACTTCATCAAGAAGAGCCGCCAGGACCAGATCTTCTACGGCATGCCCGACGCGCTCGACCTGATGGTGGTGTGCGTCGAGGCGGGTCTTGGCCTGGACCAGGCGATGCGCAAGGTGAGCGACGAAATGGCCAAGTCGTACCCGGTGCTTGCGGAAGAGTTCGGCCTGTGCAACCTGCACCTGCAGATGGGCCGCGCCCGCAACGACGTGCTGCACGATCTGGGTCAGCGGACCGGCGTGGACGACCTGAAGGCGCTATCCGCAATCCTGATCCAGGCAGACAAGTTCGGCTCCAGCGTGGCGCAGGCGCTCCGCGTGCAGAGCGACTCCATGCGGACCCGCCGGAGCCAGATGGCCGAAGAGAAGGCGGCCAAGACCGCGGTGAAGCTGATCTTCCCGCTGGTGATCTTCATCTTCCCGGCGATCTTCGTGGTGCTGGTGGGTCCCGCCGCGATCACGATGATCAACGAGATGTTCCCGGCGATGCAGGGCAACTAG